A stretch of DNA from Campylobacter concisus ATCC 51562:
GATGCTAGTTTTTCGTGCCATGCAAAAGCTAATAACTGAAAAGAAAGATATGATAATATGATAACAGTAGCACTACCAAAGGGAAGAATAGCCGAGGCAACACTAGAAATTTTTAGAAAAATTTTTGGTTCAAGTTTTTTATTTGAAGATAGAAAACTAATCCTTGAAGAAGGAAATTTTAGGTTTTTAATGGTTCGTAACCAAGATATCCCAACTTACGTCACTGAGGGCGCAGCTGATATTGGTATTGTGGGGCTTGACGTGCTTGAAGAGCACAAGCCAAATGTTGTAAGGTTACTAGATTTAAAAATCGGACAGTGCAAAGTTTGCATTGGCATAAAAAATGACTCTGAGCTAGATCTAAACCAGCCAGAGCTAAAAATAGCAACAAAAATGCCAAATATAACAAGAAATTATTTTACAAAACAAGCTGTAGCTGTAAAGATCATCAAGCTTTATGGCTCGATCGAACTTGCACCATTGGTTGGGTTAAGCGATGCAATAGTTGATGTAGTCGAGACCGGCTCAACCATGAAACAAAATGGGCTAAAGATCGCTGGTGATATCATGCAAAGCTCAGCTTATCTAATAGCAAATAAAAATAGCTTTATCATTAAAAAAGATGAGATTTTAGAACTTTACAAAAAAATCAAAGAAGAAATTTAAAATCCTTCTCTCTTATCATAAAGCACAAAATTTCTCTAATTATAAAGTCCGACTATTCGCTTATAAATTCTTTTAGAATAACATATTGGTAGTCATTGACATACTTTTTGTTAATAGAGATTGGTGCTTACATACCAAATAGCGATATAAACGTAACAAAAATAGTAGTCTCCGACAAGCCAAGAGCCAAAAAGCTAAAGCCTCGTCACGAGCATCTAAGCTTTGATTGCATTAATTGTCATCAAAAACAAGGCGATAATCCTAGCAAATTTAAAGAGATCGGATGGCTGCACTAGCTATCATACAAATACGACAGGTAGCAATAAAAATTAGCACAAGCTCAAAAGATGCATGTCCACTAAAAAACTTCTTAGCAGCGATAAAGGGCTAAAATATGTAAGATATAACTATAGATGCAGGACATAGCGCTAGCTTTAGAAATTACCTTGAATACAGAAAGCTAACATATAAAATTTATGAGAGGAATATGCTAGAGCAAAAGATTGATACTAAGAAAAAATCTTCAAAGATGAATATAAACCTATAAAAGAAGAAAAGGAATTTTTAAAACAAAAAGCTTGATAAGAATAATACAAAACTAGTTGATGAGTTGACTAGGTAAAGTTTTACTTCTTGCATAAAGCTTTTAATACAAATTTATATTATAAAGATAGAGATAAATCTAAATTGGAAAAATTTATAAAAATATTAAATATAAAATAATAAATTTTAGTTTTTGAAATTTAAGAAATTTGCACAAGCTCTTTGTTCTCAAGCTTGTAGGAGCTATCGCATTTTGCTGCTAAATCGTTGTCGTGAGTGACTAGAACAAGGGCGGCATTGTTTTCATTTATATAGTCAAATAAAACTTGCATCACTTCATTTGCCGTCTGCTTATCAAGGTTGCCCGTTGGCTCGTCTGCAAAGATGATCTTTGGCTTTTTAGTAAGCACTCTAGCGATACTCACACGCTGCTGCTGGCCGCCGCTTAGCTCGCCAACTTTTTGATTTATCGCACTTGAAATTTTAAGCGCTTCAAGATCATTTTTTTCTATATTTTCGCCAGATAAGATGCTTGCAAGCTCGATATTTTCATAAGCACTAAATCCTTTAAAAAGATAGTGTGACTGGAAAATAATGCCAAAATGAAGCCTTCTAATGGCCAAAAGCTCGTTTTGAGAAAGCTCATAGATCGATCTATCTTGATAGATGACCTCGCCAAAATTTGGTTTTAAAAGTGTTGAAAGTATGTGTAAGAGCGTTGATTTGCCACAACCACTAACGCCGGTTATCGCAATGCTTTGTTTTTGATTGAGAGTTAAATTTATATTATTAAAGAGCGTATAATCATACGCAAAGCCTAGATTAGACGCTCTTAAAATTTCCATTAGCCTATTTGAGCAGCAACTTCTGCAGCAAAGTCATCTACTTTTTTCTCTAAGCCTTCGCCAAGTTCAAAACGAACGTATTTTACGATCTCGATCTTGCCGCCAAGCTCTTTGCTCTTCTCTTCGATAACTTGTTCGATAGTCTTTTTATCGTCCATTACATAAAACTGACCTAAAAGTGTAAGACGTTGGTCAAGCACTGTGTTGTCAGCATAAAATCTCTCGATCTTGCCAGGGATAATCTTGTCCCAAATTTTCTCAGGTTTGCCCTCAGCTTTTAGCTCTTCTTCGATCTCTTTTGTAGCTTTTGCAAGCTCTGCGTCGCCTATTTGGCAGCGACTAGCATACTTAGGAATGTGATGAAGTGGCTTGCCTAGGCGTTTTAGCTCTTCATTGTCTTTTTCAAGTTCAGCGCGAAGTGCTATAAATTCTTTCTCAACAAACTCTTTATCAAGGTCTTTGTAGCTTATAACGCTTGGCTTCATAGCGGCTGCGTGCATACATAAATTTCTTATAAAATCAGCTGCTTTGTTTGCAACTTCAGCGCTTTCGCAAGCTACACCGATAAGTACGCCAACACGCCCATTTGAGTGAACGTAGCCATTTACCACGCCCTTATCATCAGCGCTAATAGTCTCAAAGCGACGAACTACAAGGTTTTCACCGATAGTTGCGATCTGAGTTTTGAAATAATCTTCAAATTTAACACCATTTAAAGTGCTCGCATTTAGCTCTTCAACTGTTTTTATGCCACTTGATTGGATGTGAGCAGTTGCGTCTTTTGCAAGTGCTTGAAACTGTGGATTTCTAGCAACAAAGTCAGTCTCAGAGTTGATCTCGCTGATAGTTGCTTTTTTGCATTTTGAACAAACTTCAACACTTACTAAGCCCTCGCTTGCAAGACGATCAGCCTTTTTAGCAGCTTGACCAAGACCCTTTTCACGAAGGATATCAACGGCTTTTTCCATATCGCCATTTGCTTCGCCAAGTGCCTTTTTGCAGTCCATCATACCAGCTCCGGTTGATTCACGGAGCTCTTTTACCATTTGTGCAGTTATTTCCATTACTCTTCGTCCTCACCAAAGTCTTCTTCACTCATAGCCTCAGCTACAACTGCATCTTTCTCATCTTGGCTTACTTCTTCGCCAGCAGCTTGCTCGCTACCATCTTGCTCAAGAAGTGATTTGCCTTCGTTGATCGCTTCAGCCATCTCTTGGCAGAAAAGCTGAACAGAGCGGATAGCATCGTCATTTCCTGGGATCGGATAGTCAACAACGTCAGGATCGCAGTTTGTATCAATAGGTGCTACAACTGGGATTTTTAAACGATTTGCCTCTTGAACAGCGATCTTTTCTTTAACTGTGTCAACAACAAATATCATATCAGGTAGGCTTTTCATATTGCGGATACCGCCAAGAGTTGCGATAAGTTTCTCTTTTTTGCGGCGAAGCATTAAAGCCTCTTTTTTAGTTAGTAAATTTATCGAACCATCTTCTTCCATAGTCTCGATAACTTCTAGTTTGCGGATAGACTGGCGGATAGTGCCAAAATTTGTCATCATACCACCTAGCCAGCGGTGATTTACATAAGGCATTCCACATTTTTCAGCGTACTCTTTGATAGCGTCGATAGCTTGCTTTTTAGTGCCAACAAATAGCACTGACTTGCCTTCAGCAGCTGCGTCACGAACGATGTTGTAAGTGTAACGGAAGTAGCGGATAGTCTTTTGTAGATCTATAATATAGATACCTTTTCTCTCGCCAAAGATAAATTTTTTCATCTTTGGGTTCCAGCGGCGTGTTTGGTGACCAAAATGTACGCCACACTCTAATAAATCTCTCATAGTTACCATGAGTTTCTCCTTATTTTAGGCATTTTGCCTTGAATTTAGTTTTATCCTCCACGACCATTAATGCTTTCGCACAACCAAATTTAGGATTGTCGTGTGTGAAATAAAGGGGGATTATACTTAAAATAATATGAATTTAAACTAAAGTTTATTTACTTAATTGTGAGTCTTCTTCGATTTTTATTAATTTAGCAAAAATTTCTGCCATTGCTTGCCTTTGTTCGGATGAAATTTCAAGCTTCTTAACATTTAAAAGAATGCTTACAAACTCCTCGTTTTGTAGTGTTTCTACGCCAAATTTTCTTGCGTTTGTAGTAATTTTTAGCACAAGAGGATTTTTTGATTTAAAGTTTTCGTAAGGCATTCTTTCTCTACTTTCAAAATTACAAAGTGGTTATAAAAAATTTATAATAAATTTGGACTCAAATTTATATCAAACTTTTATTCTTTTATCTCAAAACTAAGCGTCGTTTTTAACGTCTCTTTATCACACTTCGCAGCATCTGGATAAGGTCTTTCATAAATCACTTCAAATACCCAAAATCCTGGTCTTAGAGCTAACACTTCAGTGATGCCTTGTTCATCAGTCATACCGTAAAATGCGTGCTTATGGTCTAAAAATCCAGCAAAAGTACCAGTTAGCTTAGCTCGCTCTAGCGGCTTTCCATCAGCAAAAACCTGTAATTTAAAAGGCTTATCTACTCTAAATTCCGCTGGGTTTTGTAGCGGTACGATCTCGATTTTAACTCCAATAGGTTTAGTTACGAAGTCGTTTATTTCACCTAAATTTAAGACTCTCTTAGACGTTATCGTCATCAGCCGGCAAATCTGTATATCGCTTAGATCCTTTAGATCAAGCTTTGTTTTGTCTATTAGCCACTTGCCATCACTACGTTTTTTAAGTGAATACATAGGATTTTGCTGTGCTAGTAAGATATATGTACCTTTGTCTAATCTTTCGCCCTCGTAGCGGTAGTTCTCGCCACTTTGCTTAAGCTCCTTTTTGTTACCATCTTTGCTTATTACAGTAATTGGCGCAAAAAGATGGACGCGTTCGGACATAATAGGCTCTAGCTTTGGAAAATCATCGCTATAACCCATATTTGCGATAAATTTTCCTAGCTTTTCATCATTAGCTCCATCTACCCAAAACATATGTGCTTGCACCATACAAAAGGCTCCCGTTAACATAATGGCGGTCGAAATTTTACCTATTTTCATGATTTTCCTTGTTGTTATTTTTGAGATTCGATGTCAAATTGTAGCTAAAAATTATTATATTTAGCCATTTTTTAGATCAAATTAAATATCAAAACGTTCAATACAATTTAGCGGGCAAATTTTAATAAAGCTAAAAATTTGCTTTTATTTTTTAGTATTTATCGATGTAGCTCTATTCATCACAAATCCGCAAAAACGCCCAGTCCTACTCTGTTTGCGGTATGAGAATAATTCATCTCTCTCAAAAGTACAACGAGGATCTAGCGATATTTGCTCTACTCCGAGCTTAGCAAATTCGTCTAATAAAGCTGCGTTTATATCAAATTTTCCATCTTTTTTATATCGGTTAAATTCACCAAGATCCAGCTTACCTATTTCGTAGTTTTGTACTTTGATATTTGCGCCTATAAATACGCGTAAATTACTAGCGCGGCAGCCAAACTCGCTCATCATCAGTCCTACCGCATTTGTGCAAATTTTACTAGTAACACCTGCGCGTCCCGCATGCACAGCTGCGACTACGCCAAGATGTTCATCTATTATCAAAACAGGCGCGCAGTCAGCGACTAAGACGCAAAGCGCCACGCCTTTTAATGATGTTATCACACCATCACACGGAGGTAGATCATCGTTAAAATCTTGCAGAATTTCCACTCGATTTGAGTGGATTTGGCTCATAAATTTTAAATTAATAGGCATAATGCCAAGCGCCGTTGCTAAAATTTCACGATTTTGTGCAACCTTTAGCGGATCATCGCCAACATGATCTGCTAAATTTAAGCTCTCAAAAATGCCCTCACTCACACCGCCAAATCTATTTGTAAAGCCAGCTAATACGCCATTTTTATCAAAGACGATCTCTAAATTTTCACGCATTTTATCCACCTAGTAAAGGCTAGAAATTCGCTCAACATCGTCCCAGCTAAGGCCACTATCTTGTTTGCAAAAAAGCTGCCTAGCTACGTATCGAGCCAAAAGATCACTTTCTATATTTACGCGCCTGCCGACCTTGAAAGTGCCAAAAAGACTATCTCTGAATGTGATTGGTATGATGGTTAGCCTTATACCATTTGGCAAAATTTCATTTATGGTTAGACTCACGCCCTCAACACCCACTGAGCCTTTATTTGCCATCAGAGCCATCGCCTCACGTGGCAGGTCGATGTAAAAATCAACCCCATTCTCATTCTTTTTGATATTTGAAATTTTACCGATAAAATCGATATGTCCTTGCATAAAATGCCCATCTACTCGGTCTCCTAGCTTCATCGCTGGCTCAATATGCACTCTTTCTTTTAAATTTTCAACCGCGATATTTGCCCTACTCTCTGCGCTTAGCTCCACACTAAAGCTATCTTCATGTAGTTTTATTACGCTCAGGCAAGCACCATTTACAGCAATGCTATCGCCTAAATTTGGACGAAAATTTGCCTTTAGCCTTAAAATATTTTGTGAATAACTAACAACCTGTGCGATCTCACGAATCAAGCCATTAAACATATTTTGCCTTTAAAATTTTTAAGGATTTTACTAAATTTTGCCTAAATTTGGGCATTAGCATCTTTGGTTATTTTATATATTTAAGTTGATAGTGGCAGAAATGGCAGTGGAATTTTGGCAATCGCACCAAGAATGCTAGCAAAAATTTATTGTGTAACCCTAGTATAAAATTTCTCTATAAATTTCAATTTTTATCTTTTATAAATTTGGCAGCCTTAGCTTGTCTGCAAAACTAGCCACGTCTTGCTAAAGTCGCGCGCCGCTAGGTCGTCCCTCTTTATCCACAGATAAACTCTGCCCTCTCCGTCCCAGTCCATGTCGCCCTCATCATCACTATCTATCTGTAAAAGCAGTTGCCACTGGGCAGAATTTTTCTCAAATTCCGCTATTCTTGGGTGGTGATAAGCGCTACCATCACCACAGCTAAGTTCATTTGCAACCAGCTCACACTCTAGCTCCATGCCATCTTGGACATTATCAGAGTGCCCAAGGAGCTTATTTTCTTTAGCCTGCCAGCTTGGCTCAATAACCTCATGATAGGCCTCCCACTCAGCCTCACTAATTTTACTAAATGGCACAATCGAGCTTTGTAAATTTGGCAAATTTATCTCATTTTCAAAGCTAAGCAAGCGCGCGTTAAATGTAGAATTTTCTCCCTCTAAGCTCTCCGCTCTCCTACGAGAAAGCAGTCCATTATTTACATCAGAAAAGATTACTGCAAAGCCGTTTTTATCGGCAGGATCATAGCCCCAAACACGCAAATTTCTATCATAAAAGAGATAGAGCATTCCGCTTTTTGGCAGTAGTGAGTCAATGTCAAATTTGCTAGCTTCAGCAAAATTTATCTGTGCCACAAAACTTAAAGCGCCATTTTCATTTGAAGGCCATGATAAACCATCTGGCAGATCTGGCGAGCCGCCAAATTTAGACGCTCCAACAGCGATATCATCGTCATTTTTAGCTTGCACATCTATCCTTATGGCATTTCTTGCTAGTGGCGATAAAAGTTTAAAAAGTTCATCCAGCCCACGTTCTTTACAACCTTTAGAAATTTTTGCAATATCCATATTTTCCTCTTTAACAAGCATCAACGTATATATGATACTTCTTACAATGCAGACAACGAAACAAATATCCGGCAATATCGCCAGCTTTAACAAGATGTTCACGTAGCATTTTATCGTCGTATTCGGCTCTTTTTGCGTAATCCTCAAAAACCTCGTCTGCTATACCCATTTCTTCAAGCTCTCTTGTACCAACGTCACCTAAAAATTCGCAATAATCATCACAACAAACTATCCAATGCTCGCCCTGCCAGCTCTCGTAGCCCGGGGTTCTTCTAAAAAGTTCGTCGTCCTTTTTAGCATCACTTGTAGTTAGTTTGTCAGCATCTTGCACAAATGTTGCGTCAAATTTCTTAGCAGCCTTACCACTAGAAATACAAGTAGGACAAAGATACGAAATATCCTGCTCGCAATAAATGCTACCGCTATAATAAACTTCAGTATCTTTGCCACAACACTCACACAAGATACTAATATCATCTTTAAATGCGCCAGTTTTTAAAGGGTTAGGATAGTAGATAAATTTTGGTAGTGTGGAGGCTTTATCTTCTTGAGCCAAAATTTGACCTCTACTTTTTGGGCGAGGCAGCGCCCATTTATCATTTTCGTCAATGAATTGCACTAGATAGCCAAGTGTCTTTAGCTGCTTTTTATCATTTTTGTCATGTATCTTTAAAAGTAAGTCGTAAGCACTCTTTCTCATAGATAAAAGCTGATAAACATCGACTAAAACATACTTTGCGCAAATATCATCACAATTTTCCAACTCTTCTTTAAACTGATAGAGTGCCTCAATACTAGAAGTATTGCCATTATTTTTATAATATTCTTTTGAAAGAGTGATATATTTTTCTTGAAATTTATTCATTAATACTCTTTATGTAGATTTGACATTAACAATTTTAGTGTTTAAATCTTAAAGATAAAAAAGCTAGTGTAAAAATTATGGCTGTTAAAACGATTAAATTTATATCGATTTTTAAATTGTTTTAGTATTGCAGTAGATGATGCCACAAACAAATTTGATAAGTACTCTTATAAAATTGTTGTGACTATAAATTTATTCTTCAAATGCTCCGATAGAGAGAATTTTTTCTATTCTTTTTGCTACAAGATCATTTATATCAAGCTTTTCAAGCTCAGCTAGCTCTGAGATAAAATAATTTGCAAGTGCTTTTGCAGCACCTTCTTTGTCTCTATGGGCTCCATTTATCGGCTCATCTATAACGGCATCAATCAGCGATAAACTTTTTAAATCATCAGCTGTTATTTTCATAGATTTTGTAGCTTGTTCTTGTTTAGCTGGGTCATTCCAAAGTATTGCTGCACAACCTTCTGGCGAAATAACTGAAAACACAGAATTTTTCATCATAGCAAGTCTATCAGCCACGCCTATGGCTAAAGCGCCACCACTTCCACCTTCGCCGATAACAACAGCAATTATTGGAGTTTTTAAATTTGCAAACTCGAATAAATTTCTAGCTATGGCTTCACTTTGTCCTCGCTCTTCAGCTCCAACGCCTGGATATGCTCCTGGAGTGTCTATGAGAAATAAAATAGGTAGATTAAATTTTTCAGCCATTTTTGCAACTCTAAGAGCCTTGCGATAACCCTCAGGGTGAGGCATACCAAAATTTCTTCTTAATTTGTTTTTAGTGCCACGACCTTTTTGCTCGCCTATAACAACAGTCTTTTTGCCTCCGATATAGCCGATGTAGCAAACTATCGCTGGATCATCTCTAAATGCTCTATCTCCATGAATCTCATATCCATCAATCAAAAACGCATTAATATAATCAATAGAATATGGTCTATCTGGATGACGAGCAAGTTGCAAACGTTGATATTCGTTTAAATTTTTATATATTTTTGATATCTCTTTAGATAAATTCTTATTTAAAATTTCAACAGCATGTTCATCGCCTCTGATCTTAGCATTTGCTATATCTTCATCAATTTGCTTTATGCTTTTTTCAAAATCTAAATAATTTGACATCTTAATCCAACTTTTTAAATATCACGACGCCATTCGTGCCGCCAAAGCCAAACGAATTGCTCATAACAGCCTTTATATCAGCTTTTCTAGCTTTATTTGGAACATAGTCTAGATCACACTCTGGATCAGGAGTTTCGTAGTTTATTGTTGGAGGGATAATGCCGTCTCTCATTGCCATTATAGATATAACAGCCTCGATCGCACCAGCACCACCTAGGCAGTGTCCAGTTTGACCTTTTGTTGAGCTAACTGGTGGACATTTGTCACCAAAAACTGCTTTTAACGCCGCAGTTTCATTCTTGTCATTTACAGGTGTTGAAGTACCATGTGCATTGACATAATCTATCTTTACACCTTTTGCCATATCAAGTGCTTGTTTCATCGCACTTAATGGACCTTCAAGTGTTGGTGACGTGATATGATGAGCATCTCCACTCTCGCCAAATCCAACTACTTCAGCATAAATTTTAGCACCTCTTGCAATAGCTGACTCATACTCTTCAAGTACAAGCGCACCGGCTCCTTCACCCATTACAAAACCATCACGATTTACATCAAATGGCCTTGATGCCTTACTTGGCTCATCATTTCTAGTTGAGAGAGCTTTCATTGCTGCAAAACCACCTATACCTACACCACAAATAGTAGACTCAGCGCCGATAACTAGCATATTTGTAGCTTGACCAATCATAATGCATTTTGCAGCTTGTGATATCGCATGAGTGCTTGCTGCACATGCCGTTACACTAGATAAATTTGGACCCTTAAGCCCGTGATTTATAGAAACTATGCCACCTAGCATATTTACAAGTGCCGATGGAATAAAAAATGGCGAAATTCTCTTTACGCCTTTTTCAAAGTATGTAATTGAGTTTTTCTCAATATTTGGCAAACCACCTATGCCAGCTGCCGAGCTAACGCCAAATTTATGAGCATCAAACTCTTTAAAATTCGCATCAGCCATAGCTTCATTAGATGCTTTTATGCCAAGCTGTATGAAACGATCTACTTTTTTCACCTCTTTGCCGTCTAAAATGCTATTTGGATCAAAATCAGTTATCTCGGCAGCAATTTTAACAGGAAAGTCACTTACATCAAAGCTCGTGATCTCTTTCACACCTGTTTTACCCTCGCAAATAGCCTTAAAAGAACTCTCTTTGTCAAGGCCAAGTGCGTTTATCATGCCTATACCAGTTACAACGACTCGTTTCAATACATCTCCTTAAATCAAACTGTGCAAATTTAAATTATTTGCCTAGTTTTTCTATATAATTTACAACGTCTTGAATGCTTATTAATTTCTCTGCTTCGCTATCAGGAATTTCTACTTCAAATTTCTCTTCTAAAGCCATAACTAGCTCTACAACGTCAAGTGAATCAGCGCCTAAATCCTCAATGATTTTAGACTCTAATTTTACTGCTTGTGGATCTACGCTTAGTTGCTCTACAACTACGTCTCTTACGTCTTCAAATACTGCCATTTTAAGGTCTCCTTATAAAAAATGTCTGTTATCTTATAATATTTACGCTTTTATTTATTTTAAATTTCAAAACTTGTCTGAAATTTACCTACATATAAAGTCCACCATTTATTTTAAGCGTCTCGCCAGTTACGTAGCTTGCGTGATCACTTAGCAAAAACGCTACTGCCTCAGATACTTCACTAGCACTACCGAAACGTTTTAGCG
This window harbors:
- a CDS encoding YwqG family protein; this translates as MDIAKISKGCKERGLDELFKLLSPLARNAIRIDVQAKNDDDIAVGASKFGGSPDLPDGLSWPSNENGALSFVAQINFAEASKFDIDSLLPKSGMLYLFYDRNLRVWGYDPADKNGFAVIFSDVNNGLLSRRRAESLEGENSTFNARLLSFENEINLPNLQSSIVPFSKISEAEWEAYHEVIEPSWQAKENKLLGHSDNVQDGMELECELVANELSCGDGSAYHHPRIAEFEKNSAQWQLLLQIDSDDEGDMDWDGEGRVYLWIKRDDLAARDFSKTWLVLQTS
- a CDS encoding beta-ketoacyl-ACP synthase II, encoding MKRVVVTGIGMINALGLDKESSFKAICEGKTGVKEITSFDVSDFPVKIAAEITDFDPNSILDGKEVKKVDRFIQLGIKASNEAMADANFKEFDAHKFGVSSAAGIGGLPNIEKNSITYFEKGVKRISPFFIPSALVNMLGGIVSINHGLKGPNLSSVTACAASTHAISQAAKCIMIGQATNMLVIGAESTICGVGIGGFAAMKALSTRNDEPSKASRPFDVNRDGFVMGEGAGALVLEEYESAIARGAKIYAEVVGFGESGDAHHITSPTLEGPLSAMKQALDMAKGVKIDYVNAHGTSTPVNDKNETAALKAVFGDKCPPVSSTKGQTGHCLGGAGAIEAVISIMAMRDGIIPPTINYETPDPECDLDYVPNKARKADIKAVMSNSFGFGGTNGVVIFKKLD
- a CDS encoding CbrC family protein, which encodes MNKFQEKYITLSKEYYKNNGNTSSIEALYQFKEELENCDDICAKYVLVDVYQLLSMRKSAYDLLLKIHDKNDKKQLKTLGYLVQFIDENDKWALPRPKSRGQILAQEDKASTLPKFIYYPNPLKTGAFKDDISILCECCGKDTEVYYSGSIYCEQDISYLCPTCISSGKAAKKFDATFVQDADKLTTSDAKKDDELFRRTPGYESWQGEHWIVCCDDYCEFLGDVGTRELEEMGIADEVFEDYAKRAEYDDKMLREHLVKAGDIAGYLFRCLHCKKYHIYVDAC
- the ribE gene encoding riboflavin synthase; the protein is MFNGLIREIAQVVSYSQNILRLKANFRPNLGDSIAVNGACLSVIKLHEDSFSVELSAESRANIAVENLKERVHIEPAMKLGDRVDGHFMQGHIDFIGKISNIKKNENGVDFYIDLPREAMALMANKGSVGVEGVSLTINEILPNGIRLTIIPITFRDSLFGTFKVGRRVNIESDLLARYVARQLFCKQDSGLSWDDVERISSLY
- a CDS encoding DUF4198 domain-containing protein, producing MKIGKISTAIMLTGAFCMVQAHMFWVDGANDEKLGKFIANMGYSDDFPKLEPIMSERVHLFAPITVISKDGNKKELKQSGENYRYEGERLDKGTYILLAQQNPMYSLKKRSDGKWLIDKTKLDLKDLSDIQICRLMTITSKRVLNLGEINDFVTKPIGVKIEIVPLQNPAEFRVDKPFKLQVFADGKPLERAKLTGTFAGFLDHKHAFYGMTDEQGITEVLALRPGFWVFEVIYERPYPDAAKCDKETLKTTLSFEIKE
- the tsf gene encoding translation elongation factor Ts; this encodes MEITAQMVKELRESTGAGMMDCKKALGEANGDMEKAVDILREKGLGQAAKKADRLASEGLVSVEVCSKCKKATISEINSETDFVARNPQFQALAKDATAHIQSSGIKTVEELNASTLNGVKFEDYFKTQIATIGENLVVRRFETISADDKGVVNGYVHSNGRVGVLIGVACESAEVANKAADFIRNLCMHAAAMKPSVISYKDLDKEFVEKEFIALRAELEKDNEELKRLGKPLHHIPKYASRCQIGDAELAKATKEIEEELKAEGKPEKIWDKIIPGKIERFYADNTVLDQRLTLLGQFYVMDDKKTIEQVIEEKSKELGGKIEIVKYVRFELGEGLEKKVDDFAAEVAAQIG
- a CDS encoding ABC transporter ATP-binding protein → MEILRASNLGFAYDYTLFNNINLTLNQKQSIAITGVSGCGKSTLLHILSTLLKPNFGEVIYQDRSIYELSQNELLAIRRLHFGIIFQSHYLFKGFSAYENIELASILSGENIEKNDLEALKISSAINQKVGELSGGQQQRVSIARVLTKKPKIIFADEPTGNLDKQTANEVMQVLFDYINENNAALVLVTHDNDLAAKCDSSYKLENKELVQIS
- the hisG gene encoding ATP phosphoribosyltransferase encodes the protein MITVALPKGRIAEATLEIFRKIFGSSFLFEDRKLILEEGNFRFLMVRNQDIPTYVTEGAADIGIVGLDVLEEHKPNVVRLLDLKIGQCKVCIGIKNDSELDLNQPELKIATKMPNITRNYFTKQAVAVKIIKLYGSIELAPLVGLSDAIVDVVETGSTMKQNGLKIAGDIMQSSAYLIANKNSFIIKKDEILELYKKIKEEI
- the acpP gene encoding acyl carrier protein gives rise to the protein MAVFEDVRDVVVEQLSVDPQAVKLESKIIEDLGADSLDVVELVMALEEKFEVEIPDSEAEKLISIQDVVNYIEKLGK
- a CDS encoding polyphenol oxidase family protein produces the protein MRENLEIVFDKNGVLAGFTNRFGGVSEGIFESLNLADHVGDDPLKVAQNREILATALGIMPINLKFMSQIHSNRVEILQDFNDDLPPCDGVITSLKGVALCVLVADCAPVLIIDEHLGVVAAVHAGRAGVTSKICTNAVGLMMSEFGCRASNLRVFIGANIKVQNYEIGKLDLGEFNRYKKDGKFDINAALLDEFAKLGVEQISLDPRCTFERDELFSYRKQSRTGRFCGFVMNRATSINTKK
- the rpsB gene encoding 30S ribosomal protein S2 gives rise to the protein MVTMRDLLECGVHFGHQTRRWNPKMKKFIFGERKGIYIIDLQKTIRYFRYTYNIVRDAAAEGKSVLFVGTKKQAIDAIKEYAEKCGMPYVNHRWLGGMMTNFGTIRQSIRKLEVIETMEEDGSINLLTKKEALMLRRKKEKLIATLGGIRNMKSLPDMIFVVDTVKEKIAVQEANRLKIPVVAPIDTNCDPDVVDYPIPGNDDAIRSVQLFCQEMAEAINEGKSLLEQDGSEQAAGEEVSQDEKDAVVAEAMSEEDFGEDEE
- the accA gene encoding acetyl-CoA carboxylase carboxyl transferase subunit alpha, whose product is MSNYLDFEKSIKQIDEDIANAKIRGDEHAVEILNKNLSKEISKIYKNLNEYQRLQLARHPDRPYSIDYINAFLIDGYEIHGDRAFRDDPAIVCYIGYIGGKKTVVIGEQKGRGTKNKLRRNFGMPHPEGYRKALRVAKMAEKFNLPILFLIDTPGAYPGVGAEERGQSEAIARNLFEFANLKTPIIAVVIGEGGSGGALAIGVADRLAMMKNSVFSVISPEGCAAILWNDPAKQEQATKSMKITADDLKSLSLIDAVIDEPINGAHRDKEGAAKALANYFISELAELEKLDINDLVAKRIEKILSIGAFEE
- a CDS encoding acetyltransferase; this translates as MPYENFKSKNPLVLKITTNARKFGVETLQNEEFVSILLNVKKLEISSEQRQAMAEIFAKLIKIEEDSQLSK